A stretch of Lentimicrobiaceae bacterium DNA encodes these proteins:
- a CDS encoding glycosyl hydrolase family 28 protein — protein sequence MMKNVTIPGCTSPRLLSVIKLSRKITGVFLLCLAAHSALAKDYLITNFGAKPGVTFINTEAINKAIDKCFRDGGGRVIIPTGTFKSGTIIMKDNVELHLEIAATLLASAESKDFPRQPQPVFRSQKDPGGWHALIYAEGAKNIAITGSGTIDGNGAQQKPDPNLLGGDRDGRPRNILFISCKYIRVQGIKLLNSGLWNQHYLNCEDVIVDRIEVYNHSNRNNDAIDIDGCRRFILSNSILDTDDDGITLKSTGAALTGDVVITNCVVSSFCNAIKAGTESTGGFKNISISNCVIKPSRNMRTPIYGLKGGITGISLEIVDGGLMEGITISNVSIEGTACPIYIRLGNRARKHIAEAPEPPMGQMRNIAISNVTACNTGNYSSSITAVPGYYVENVSLSNIQLYNDGEAEKEGFIAKAEDVKEDEKGYPQPTVWKNLPSSGFFIRHAKNVQINGLMLGFKKTDPRVPVIAVDVDGLQIKNIAKINNSGADVFFFGKEVKNLDIDAPVGWEKRITNTGGK from the coding sequence ATGATGAAGAACGTTACCATTCCGGGATGTACATCTCCGCGATTATTGAGTGTAATTAAACTAAGCCGAAAAATAACAGGTGTTTTTTTGTTATGCCTGGCAGCGCATTCCGCTTTGGCTAAAGATTACCTGATCACAAACTTCGGCGCTAAACCGGGCGTAACATTTATAAACACTGAGGCCATCAATAAAGCGATTGATAAATGCTTCAGGGATGGCGGCGGCAGGGTGATCATACCCACGGGCACGTTCAAATCAGGGACTATCATTATGAAAGATAATGTAGAATTGCATCTGGAGATTGCAGCGACGCTTCTTGCCAGCGCTGAATCAAAGGATTTCCCCCGGCAGCCGCAACCTGTGTTCCGCTCTCAAAAAGACCCCGGCGGCTGGCATGCGCTAATTTATGCCGAAGGGGCTAAAAATATCGCTATTACAGGATCAGGTACTATTGATGGTAACGGGGCACAACAAAAGCCCGATCCCAACCTTTTAGGCGGTGACCGGGACGGGCGTCCGCGTAATATTTTGTTTATTTCATGTAAATATATCCGGGTACAGGGGATTAAATTGCTTAACTCCGGGCTGTGGAACCAGCATTATCTGAATTGTGAGGACGTGATCGTTGACCGGATAGAAGTTTATAATCATTCCAACCGGAATAATGATGCTATTGATATTGATGGATGCAGAAGATTCATACTCTCCAATTCTATTCTGGATACTGATGACGATGGCATTACCTTAAAAAGTACAGGAGCCGCGCTAACCGGGGATGTTGTGATCACCAACTGCGTGGTTTCCAGCTTTTGTAATGCGATTAAAGCAGGAACCGAGTCAACCGGAGGGTTTAAGAATATCTCTATCTCCAATTGTGTCATTAAGCCAAGCCGGAATATGAGAACACCTATTTATGGTTTAAAAGGCGGAATTACCGGAATTTCCCTTGAGATTGTAGATGGCGGTTTGATGGAAGGGATAACTATCAGTAATGTGAGTATTGAAGGTACCGCTTGCCCGATCTATATCAGACTGGGGAACCGGGCCAGAAAACATATAGCTGAAGCGCCTGAGCCTCCCATGGGTCAAATGCGGAATATTGCTATCAGCAATGTGACGGCCTGTAACACCGGAAATTACTCTTCTTCCATTACGGCTGTTCCTGGATATTATGTAGAGAATGTATCGCTGTCGAACATTCAATTGTATAATGATGGAGAGGCAGAGAAGGAGGGTTTTATCGCTAAGGCGGAGGATGTAAAAGAAGATGAGAAAGGATATCCGCAGCCTACGGTATGGAAGAACCTGCCTTCATCAGGGTTCTTTATCCGGCATGCTAAAAACGTTCAGATTAACGGATTGATGCTTGGTTTTAAAAAAACAGATCCCCGTGTACCGGTAATAGCAGTAGATGTGGATGGGCTGCAGATAAAGAACATTGCCAAAATTAATAACTCGGGGGCGGATGTTTTCTTTTTTGGAAAGGAAGTTAAAAATTTGGACATTGATGCGCCGGTTGGATGGGAAAAAAGAATAACCAATACTGGTGGAAAATAG
- a CDS encoding glycosyl hydrolase family 2 — MKKITLVAFLVACLVSSHAQIQWPAITKTAKPWTYWWWMGSSVTRQGITQNLEDLHTVGIGGVHIIPIYGEKGDEHNFVKYLSPEWMELLKHTANEAKRLGMGVDMTAGTGWPFGGPNVSPGDAAKVFYVKAVKIKDHANVRDYQKTNDNTNLLALAAYDEKGNYVDITPRVDSDGLIHWGEVQKTWKVYAAFQSFTQQKVKRAAPGGEGLVIDYFNDSSILNYMKTFEDAFNQAGIEKGNVRSFYNDSYEVYGANWTPDFLPEFRKRRGYDLLPYINYLADTSNVEMRQRVVTDYCETISDLLYDRFTKNWVKKSHEMGMITRNQAHGSPGNLLDLYALADIPETEAFGASGFLIPGLRQDADYEEDRFGRPNPLTMKFASSAAHVGGRKLVSSETTTWLGDHFKVSLSQIKPQIDELFVSGINHVFFHGTTYSPKEKPFPGRLFYASTNYGPSSHFWNELPALTGYISKCQTILQHTKQDNDILLYFPVHDMWKKQKSELIISLNGVHNTKDWLQSSPFGYLAQRLWANGYTFDYISDRMIAGLNVEGKTLVSGKAGYKVIVVPSIEHIPLETLTRLRDLARKGATILFEKDIPADVPGLFDFEKRKALVAAIRNDMLLLPSNVQVTSQLLESLPGKRIYAEEMVRKGLEFVRKQSGDSTFYFIANLSDRFSEDWVQLATQSKAIEIYDPINERRGNATIRNTKTGTEIYLQLYPGQSCILTCTNKKIKKQKWGYLKADETNKQEIKGEWLLRPTQGAPEIPAPVTLQHPGSWTALGGKYETFSGKAIYSNSFEVSAELLSAKGFLLDLGNVRETARVKINGKDLGLVWCLPNKIMIPAGIIQEKNTIEIEVTNLSFNRIIQLDRDGGKWKNYHEINFVNIRYQPFDASNKKPEDSGLLSEIYLTPFTAKEP; from the coding sequence ATGAAAAAAATTACACTGGTTGCATTTTTAGTAGCATGTTTGGTTTCATCGCATGCACAAATTCAATGGCCCGCAATTACCAAAACAGCTAAACCCTGGACTTACTGGTGGTGGATGGGAAGCTCGGTAACCAGGCAGGGAATAACCCAAAACCTTGAAGATTTGCATACTGTCGGGATTGGAGGCGTACACATCATCCCTATTTATGGGGAAAAGGGAGATGAGCACAATTTTGTAAAGTATCTTTCTCCCGAATGGATGGAGCTACTAAAACACACTGCCAATGAAGCCAAACGTTTGGGAATGGGGGTTGATATGACTGCCGGTACAGGCTGGCCTTTTGGCGGCCCCAATGTATCGCCCGGGGATGCGGCAAAAGTATTCTATGTGAAAGCAGTTAAAATCAAAGACCATGCAAATGTACGAGACTACCAGAAAACGAATGATAATACAAATTTGTTAGCGTTGGCTGCATACGATGAAAAGGGGAATTATGTGGATATTACTCCCCGGGTGGATTCCGATGGTTTAATTCATTGGGGAGAGGTTCAAAAAACATGGAAAGTCTATGCTGCATTTCAAAGCTTTACACAACAAAAAGTGAAACGCGCAGCGCCGGGAGGGGAAGGGCTGGTCATTGATTATTTTAATGACAGCTCTATTTTAAATTACATGAAAACGTTTGAAGATGCGTTTAACCAGGCTGGAATTGAAAAGGGGAACGTTCGTTCGTTTTATAACGACTCGTATGAAGTTTACGGCGCCAACTGGACTCCCGATTTTTTGCCGGAGTTCAGGAAACGAAGAGGATATGATCTTCTGCCTTATATAAATTACCTGGCTGATACAAGCAATGTAGAAATGAGGCAGCGGGTGGTTACAGACTATTGTGAGACAATATCCGATCTATTGTATGACAGATTCACAAAGAATTGGGTCAAAAAAAGCCATGAAATGGGAATGATAACCCGAAACCAGGCGCATGGTTCACCCGGTAATTTGCTTGATCTTTATGCTTTGGCCGACATACCCGAAACAGAGGCTTTTGGTGCAAGCGGGTTTTTAATCCCTGGCCTTAGACAAGATGCCGATTATGAAGAGGACAGGTTCGGTCGGCCAAATCCACTTACAATGAAATTTGCTTCATCAGCAGCACATGTGGGAGGACGCAAATTAGTAAGTTCGGAAACTACGACATGGTTGGGCGATCATTTCAAAGTGTCGCTTTCGCAAATAAAACCACAAATAGACGAGTTATTTGTCTCCGGGATCAATCATGTGTTTTTCCACGGAACAACTTATTCACCCAAAGAAAAACCCTTTCCGGGAAGGCTGTTCTATGCTTCAACCAATTACGGCCCTTCGTCACACTTTTGGAATGAGTTGCCGGCCTTGACCGGATATATTTCAAAATGCCAAACGATATTGCAACATACGAAACAGGATAATGACATCTTGCTGTATTTTCCTGTGCATGATATGTGGAAGAAGCAAAAGTCGGAACTCATTATTAGCTTGAATGGTGTCCATAATACAAAGGACTGGCTCCAAAGTTCCCCATTTGGCTACTTGGCTCAACGCCTTTGGGCCAATGGCTACACCTTCGATTATATTTCCGATCGAATGATTGCAGGACTGAATGTAGAGGGGAAAACGTTGGTTTCAGGAAAAGCCGGGTACAAAGTGATTGTAGTGCCCTCCATTGAACACATTCCGTTAGAGACCTTAACCCGGCTACGGGATTTGGCCCGAAAAGGGGCCACCATTCTTTTCGAAAAGGATATCCCTGCCGATGTTCCGGGATTGTTTGATTTTGAAAAGAGAAAAGCTTTAGTTGCAGCTATAAGAAATGATATGCTCCTGCTTCCTTCCAATGTTCAGGTAACATCGCAATTGCTTGAATCACTGCCGGGAAAAAGGATTTATGCAGAGGAAATGGTCCGCAAAGGACTTGAATTTGTCCGTAAACAATCCGGAGACAGTACCTTCTATTTCATTGCCAACCTGTCGGACAGGTTCAGCGAAGACTGGGTGCAACTGGCTACCCAATCGAAAGCTATCGAAATTTACGATCCGATAAACGAAAGGCGTGGCAATGCTACCATAAGAAATACCAAAACAGGGACCGAAATTTATTTGCAACTGTATCCCGGTCAATCATGTATTCTTACATGTACTAACAAAAAGATAAAAAAACAAAAATGGGGATACCTGAAAGCTGACGAAACGAACAAACAGGAGATTAAAGGCGAATGGTTGTTAAGGCCCACGCAGGGAGCCCCTGAAATTCCGGCCCCTGTTACCCTTCAGCATCCTGGATCCTGGACAGCTTTAGGAGGTAAATACGAAACCTTTAGCGGCAAAGCAATTTACTCAAACTCATTCGAAGTTTCTGCTGAGCTTCTTTCAGCCAAAGGATTTTTGCTCGATTTAGGCAATGTCCGTGAAACTGCAAGGGTTAAAATTAATGGCAAAGATTTAGGATTAGTTTGGTGTTTGCCAAACAAAATAATGATTCCAGCAGGGATTATCCAGGAAAAAAATACCATTGAAATAGAGGTGACCAACCTCTCATTCAACCGGATTATTCAATTAGACAGGGATGGAGGGAAATGGAAGAATTATCACGAAATTAATTTTGTTAATATCCGCTATCAGCCATTTGACGCTTCAAACAAAAAACCTGAGGATTCAGGCCTATTATCAGAAATTTATTTAACCCCCTTTACAGCAAAAGAGCCATGA